From a region of the Pseudomonas fulva 12-X genome:
- a CDS encoding 2-hydroxyacid dehydrogenase translates to MKPHLLILNPLSDASLARIAEHYQITHAPNAAAREAAIVEHGASIEAVLTIGTIGLTGEEIARLPKLRFVGTLGVGYEKVDIEAARARGIALSNGAGSNAVCVADHAMALLLAAIRDVRRLDNACRAGIWRDALPMTDGVSGKRLGILGLGAIGEQLARRAAAFDMPVGYHNRSPKADSPHRYFASVRELAQWCDCLVIAIPGGATTHHLIGAEVLDALGPQGYLVNVARGSVVDTTALGTALREKRIRAAALDVYESEPLPPTELLDLDNLTITPHVGGNSPQALEQSLTQFLDNIGRHFRGEALLTPI, encoded by the coding sequence ATGAAGCCCCATCTGCTGATTCTCAACCCGCTCAGTGACGCCAGCCTGGCGCGCATCGCCGAACACTATCAGATCACCCATGCACCGAATGCCGCAGCCCGCGAGGCGGCCATCGTCGAGCACGGCGCAAGCATCGAAGCAGTGCTGACCATCGGCACCATCGGCCTGACTGGCGAGGAAATCGCACGCCTGCCCAAACTGCGCTTCGTCGGCACCCTGGGTGTGGGTTATGAAAAGGTCGATATCGAAGCCGCCCGCGCTCGCGGCATCGCCCTGAGCAACGGCGCGGGCAGTAACGCTGTCTGCGTCGCCGACCACGCCATGGCCCTGCTGCTGGCGGCGATCCGCGACGTACGCCGGCTGGACAACGCCTGCCGCGCGGGCATCTGGCGCGACGCCCTGCCGATGACCGACGGCGTCAGCGGCAAGCGCCTGGGCATCCTCGGCCTCGGCGCTATCGGCGAACAGCTCGCCCGCCGCGCGGCGGCTTTCGACATGCCGGTGGGCTACCACAACCGCTCACCAAAAGCGGACAGCCCGCACCGCTACTTCGCCAGCGTGCGGGAATTGGCCCAGTGGTGCGATTGCCTGGTGATCGCCATTCCCGGCGGCGCCACGACCCATCACCTGATCGGCGCCGAAGTGCTCGATGCGCTGGGACCCCAGGGTTATCTGGTCAACGTGGCACGCGGCAGCGTGGTGGACACCACCGCGCTGGGCACCGCACTGCGCGAGAAGCGCATCCGGGCCGCGGCACTGGACGTGTACGAGAGCGAGCCACTACCGCCTACCGAATTGCTCGACCTCGACAACCTGACCATCACACCGCACGTCGGCGGCAACTCGCCCCAGGCGCTGGAGCAGTCGCTGACGCAGTTTCTCGACAACATCGGCCGGCATTTTCGGGGGGAGGCGTTGCTGACGCCGATTTGA
- a CDS encoding IMPACT family protein, whose protein sequence is MPYLLLGPCDYREEIRKSRFLAQARAITSAADAQAFIDAVSDPAASHNCWAWKLGQQYRFSDDGEPGGTAGRPILAAIEGQGFDGVAVVVTRWYGGIQLGTGGLARAYGGSANKCLQNAERQEQVPRTACTCHCGFAELALLKSRLAEFDAVLEQENFDAEGAELHLAVPQAQIEGLQRLLADISRGRSRLRIIE, encoded by the coding sequence ATGCCCTACCTGCTACTCGGCCCTTGCGATTACCGCGAGGAAATCCGCAAGAGCCGCTTTCTCGCCCAGGCCCGCGCCATCACCAGCGCGGCCGATGCCCAGGCGTTCATCGACGCGGTCAGCGACCCGGCCGCCTCGCACAATTGCTGGGCCTGGAAGCTCGGTCAGCAATACCGCTTCAGCGACGATGGCGAACCCGGCGGCACTGCCGGCCGACCGATTCTCGCCGCCATCGAGGGCCAGGGCTTCGATGGCGTGGCCGTGGTGGTGACCCGCTGGTACGGCGGCATCCAGCTCGGCACCGGCGGCTTGGCCCGCGCCTACGGCGGCAGCGCCAACAAATGCCTGCAGAACGCCGAACGCCAGGAGCAGGTGCCGCGCACCGCCTGCACTTGCCATTGCGGCTTCGCCGAACTGGCGCTGCTCAAATCACGCCTGGCCGAATTCGACGCCGTGCTGGAACAGGAAAACTTCGATGCCGAAGGCGCCGAACTGCACCTAGCCGTGCCACAAGCGCAGATCGAAGGCCTGCAACGCCTGCTTGCCGACATCAGCCGCGGGCGCAGTAGACTGCGCATCATCGAGTGA
- a CDS encoding TetR/AcrR family transcriptional regulator → MPPDATAARATTGKPTGRIRQKNEEAIIAAAVEQFACHGFKGTSMNTIAQAVGLPKANLHYYFSSKQGLYLAVLSNIMELWDSAFDSVSVDDDPAEALERYIRAKLEFSRRYPKASRVFAMEVISGGAFLSQHLVEDQQSWFRERAAIFEQWIAAGKMDAVDPTNLIFMIWSSTQYHADFASEICRVTGRSRLTKPDYQAAADNMVRIILKGCGLKPSV, encoded by the coding sequence ATGCCCCCCGACGCCACCGCTGCACGCGCCACCACCGGCAAACCGACTGGCCGCATCCGGCAGAAAAACGAAGAAGCGATCATCGCCGCCGCCGTGGAGCAGTTCGCCTGCCACGGCTTCAAGGGCACCAGCATGAACACCATCGCCCAGGCGGTGGGCCTGCCCAAGGCCAACCTGCATTACTACTTCAGCAGCAAGCAGGGCCTGTACCTGGCGGTGTTGAGCAACATCATGGAGCTGTGGGACAGCGCATTCGACAGCGTGAGCGTCGATGACGACCCGGCCGAGGCACTGGAGCGCTATATCCGCGCCAAGCTGGAGTTCTCGCGCCGTTACCCGAAAGCCTCGCGCGTGTTCGCCATGGAAGTGATCAGCGGCGGCGCCTTCCTGTCCCAGCATCTCGTCGAGGATCAGCAGAGCTGGTTCCGCGAGCGCGCGGCGATCTTCGAGCAGTGGATCGCGGCCGGCAAGATGGACGCCGTCGACCCCACTAACCTGATCTTCATGATCTGGAGCAGCACCCAGTATCACGCCGATTTCGCCTCGGAGATCTGCCGGGTCACCGGCCGCTCGCGCCTGACCAAGCCCGATTACCAGGCCGCGGCGGACAACATGGTGCGCATCATCCTCAAGGGTTGCGGGCTGAAGCCGAGCGTCTGA
- a CDS encoding aldo/keto reductase → MPSRRHFLQGSAALMTLAASSQLLPGFAFAANPAAVLQRKIPSSGESLPVIGLGTSQTFNVSLDNASLKPLDEVVRAFINGGGTLIDTAPSYGSAEAVTGELLKRTKTRGKAFLASKLSSTGRERGLAQFEASLKALQADKMDLLQVHNLQDTTTQLALARELREQGKVRYIGITHYIESAHDDLLAVLAKEKVDFVQLNYSVGERNAEKRLLPYCRDNGIATLINRPFQRAQLLGKVKGKPLPEWANEIDATSWAQLLLKFILADEAVTAVIPATSNPRYVIDNLKAGQGRMPNAEQRERIVQAFS, encoded by the coding sequence ATGCCCAGCCGTCGCCACTTCCTGCAGGGCAGCGCTGCCCTGATGACGCTCGCGGCCAGCAGCCAGCTGCTGCCCGGTTTCGCCTTCGCCGCCAACCCTGCCGCAGTGCTGCAGCGCAAGATCCCGTCCAGCGGCGAGAGCCTGCCGGTGATCGGCCTAGGCACCTCGCAGACCTTCAACGTGAGCCTCGACAACGCCAGCCTGAAACCGCTCGACGAGGTGGTGCGCGCCTTCATCAATGGCGGCGGCACGCTGATCGACACTGCGCCCAGCTACGGCAGCGCCGAAGCGGTGACCGGTGAGCTGCTCAAGCGCACCAAAACCCGGGGCAAGGCGTTTCTCGCCTCCAAGCTGTCGAGCACCGGGCGTGAGCGCGGCCTGGCACAGTTCGAGGCCAGCCTAAAGGCCCTGCAGGCCGACAAGATGGATCTGCTGCAAGTGCACAACCTGCAGGACACCACCACCCAGCTGGCCCTGGCCCGCGAGCTGCGCGAACAGGGCAAGGTGCGTTACATCGGCATCACCCATTACATCGAGTCGGCCCACGACGACCTGCTCGCCGTGCTGGCCAAGGAGAAGGTCGACTTCGTGCAGCTCAATTATTCGGTGGGCGAGCGCAATGCCGAAAAACGCCTGCTGCCCTACTGCCGCGACAATGGCATCGCCACGCTGATCAACCGGCCGTTCCAGCGCGCGCAGTTGCTCGGCAAGGTGAAGGGCAAGCCGCTGCCGGAATGGGCCAACGAGATCGATGCCACCTCCTGGGCGCAACTGCTGCTCAAGTTCATCCTCGCCGACGAGGCCGTGACGGCGGTGATTCCAGCCACCTCCAACCCACGCTATGTGATCGACAACCTCAAGGCAGGCCAGGGTCGTATGCCCAATGCCGAGCAGCGCGAGCGCATCGTCCAGGCGTTCAGCTGA
- a CDS encoding DUF3140 domain-containing protein — MSELNEAQKKAIRSDFKAAVNMPPSRLRRWLQAPDSKRVGMTKGGRKVESAGDGKSVGHQMGERILEIKGKRVAQLEADDYQAMRKVIGYVHRHLKQRPAGDLEDSRWRQSLMNWGHDPLKA, encoded by the coding sequence ATGAGCGAGTTGAACGAGGCGCAGAAGAAGGCCATCCGCAGTGATTTCAAGGCGGCGGTGAACATGCCGCCGTCACGCCTGCGCCGCTGGTTGCAGGCCCCTGACAGCAAGCGTGTGGGCATGACCAAGGGCGGGCGCAAGGTCGAGTCCGCCGGCGATGGCAAGTCGGTCGGCCACCAGATGGGCGAGCGCATTCTGGAGATCAAGGGTAAACGCGTCGCCCAATTGGAGGCGGACGACTACCAGGCGATGCGCAAGGTGATCGGCTACGTCCACCGCCATCTCAAGCAGCGCCCGGCCGGTGACCTGGAAGACAGCCGTTGGCGCCAGTCGCTGATGAACTGGGGCCACGACCCGCTCAAGGCCTGA
- a CDS encoding LysR family transcriptional regulator, with the protein MSARRPEPLAQVSDFDIRLLKLFRSVVECGGFSAAESVLGIGRSAISQQMSDLEQRLGLRLCQRGRAGFALTEEGREVYQSTQQLLAALESFRTEVNGLHQHLRGELNIGLTDNLVTVPHMRITGALARLKALGPDVRVNIRMTPPSEVEQGVLDGRLHVGVVPVVGGLSGLDYQPLYDERSLLYCAVGHPLFYVDDRELPDERLNAQDAIAPTFRLPPDIQNHYGVLNCTASASDREGMAFLILTGRYIGYLPDHYAEAWVKEGRLRALKADSRFYDISLASVTRKGRRPHLVLESFLQELAASA; encoded by the coding sequence ATGAGCGCCCGACGCCCCGAGCCCCTCGCCCAGGTCAGCGACTTCGATATCCGCCTGCTCAAGCTCTTTCGCAGCGTGGTCGAATGCGGCGGCTTTTCTGCCGCGGAAAGCGTGCTGGGCATTGGCCGTTCGGCGATCAGCCAGCAGATGAGCGACCTGGAGCAGCGCCTCGGCCTGCGCCTGTGCCAGCGTGGCCGCGCCGGCTTCGCGCTCACGGAAGAAGGCCGCGAGGTGTACCAGTCGACCCAGCAATTGCTGGCAGCGCTGGAGAGCTTTCGTACCGAGGTCAACGGCCTGCACCAGCACTTGCGTGGAGAGCTGAACATCGGCCTGACCGACAACCTGGTGACGGTGCCGCACATGCGCATCACCGGCGCCCTCGCCCGCCTCAAGGCGCTGGGGCCGGACGTGCGGGTGAACATCCGCATGACACCGCCCAGCGAGGTCGAGCAAGGCGTGCTCGACGGGCGCCTGCATGTCGGCGTGGTGCCGGTGGTCGGCGGGCTTTCCGGCCTGGATTACCAGCCGCTGTACGACGAGCGCTCGCTGCTTTATTGCGCGGTCGGCCACCCGCTGTTCTACGTCGACGATCGCGAGTTGCCAGACGAGCGCCTCAACGCCCAGGACGCCATTGCACCGACCTTCCGCCTGCCGCCGGATATCCAGAACCACTACGGCGTGCTCAATTGCACGGCCAGCGCGTCGGACCGCGAAGGCATGGCGTTTCTGATCCTCACCGGACGCTACATCGGCTACCTGCCCGACCACTACGCCGAGGCGTGGGTCAAGGAAGGCCGCCTGCGTGCGCTGAAGGCCGACTCGCGCTTCTACGACATCAGCCTGGCCTCGGTGACCCGCAAGGGCCGCCGGCCGCATCTGGTGCTGGAGAGCTTCCTGCAGGAATTGGCGGCCAGCGCCTGA
- a CDS encoding aspartate aminotransferase family protein: MNMPQTATPPLASQLKLDAHWMPFSANRSFQRDPRIIVAGEGAWLTDDSGRKVYDSLSGLWTCGAGHCRKEIQDAVAKQLGTLDYSPGFQYAHPLSFKLAEQMADLMPGELNHVFFTGSGSECADTAVKMAKAYWRLKGQASKTKFIGRARGYHGVNIAGTSLGGISGNRKMYGQLMDVDHLPHTLQPDMAFTRCAAETGGVELANELLKLIELHDASNIAAVIVEPMSGSAGVIVPPAGYLQRLREICTQHNILLIFDEVITAFGRMGKWTGAEYFGVTPDILNVAKQITNGAIPLGAVIASREIYQTFMGQPTPEHMIEFTHGYTYSAHPVACAAGLASLELLGRENLIQQAAELAPKFENAIHGLKGAKHVVDIRNCGLAGAIQLAPRDGDPTIRPYEAGIALWKAGFYVRFGGDGLQFGPMFNAKIEDLDRVFSAVGDALQGIA, translated from the coding sequence ATGAACATGCCGCAGACCGCCACGCCGCCCCTGGCCAGCCAGCTCAAGCTGGACGCCCACTGGATGCCGTTTTCCGCCAACCGCAGCTTCCAGCGCGACCCGCGGATCATCGTCGCCGGCGAAGGCGCCTGGCTGACCGACGATTCCGGTCGCAAGGTCTACGACAGCCTGTCCGGCCTGTGGACCTGTGGCGCCGGCCATTGCCGCAAGGAGATCCAGGACGCGGTCGCCAAGCAGCTCGGCACCCTCGACTATTCGCCGGGCTTCCAGTACGCCCACCCGCTGTCGTTCAAGCTGGCCGAGCAGATGGCCGACCTGATGCCGGGCGAGCTCAATCATGTGTTCTTCACCGGTTCGGGCTCCGAGTGCGCCGACACCGCGGTGAAGATGGCCAAGGCCTACTGGCGCCTCAAGGGCCAAGCCAGCAAGACCAAGTTCATCGGCCGCGCCCGTGGTTATCACGGCGTGAACATTGCCGGCACCAGCCTCGGCGGCATCAGTGGCAACCGCAAGATGTACGGCCAACTGATGGACGTCGACCATCTGCCGCACACCCTGCAGCCGGACATGGCGTTCACCAGGTGCGCTGCCGAGACCGGCGGCGTCGAGCTGGCCAACGAGCTGCTCAAGTTGATCGAACTGCACGATGCCTCGAACATCGCCGCGGTGATCGTCGAGCCGATGTCCGGTTCGGCCGGCGTCATCGTGCCGCCGGCAGGCTACCTGCAGCGCCTGCGCGAGATCTGCACCCAGCACAACATCCTGCTGATCTTCGATGAAGTGATCACCGCCTTCGGCCGCATGGGCAAGTGGACCGGTGCCGAGTACTTCGGCGTGACGCCGGACATCCTCAACGTCGCCAAGCAGATCACCAACGGCGCCATTCCGCTGGGCGCGGTGATCGCCAGCCGCGAGATCTACCAGACCTTCATGGGCCAGCCGACGCCCGAGCACATGATCGAATTCACCCACGGCTACACCTATTCCGCCCACCCGGTGGCCTGCGCCGCCGGCCTGGCCTCGCTGGAGCTGCTGGGGCGCGAGAACCTGATTCAGCAGGCCGCGGAGCTGGCGCCCAAGTTCGAGAACGCCATCCATGGCCTCAAGGGCGCCAAGCACGTGGTCGACATCCGCAACTGCGGCCTGGCTGGCGCGATCCAGCTGGCGCCCCGTGACGGCGACCCGACCATCCGCCCGTACGAGGCCGGCATCGCCCTCTGGAAAGCCGGCTTCTACGTGCGCTTCGGTGGCGACGGCCTGCAGTTCGGGCCGATGTTCAACGCCAAGATCGAAGACCTCGACCGCGTGTTCAGCGCCGTCGGCGACGCCCTGCAGGGTATCGCCTGA
- a CDS encoding cupin domain-containing protein, with protein MAGRQQAVATVQVDNDEVIVTEWRFAPGAETGRHRHGYDYVVVPMTDGTLLLETPDGDKHAKLIAGQSYFRKAGVEHNVVNASDHEVVFVETELK; from the coding sequence ATGGCCGGCCGGCAGCAGGCGGTAGCCACTGTGCAGGTGGATAACGACGAGGTGATCGTCACCGAGTGGCGCTTCGCACCGGGCGCCGAAACCGGCCGCCATCGCCATGGTTACGACTACGTGGTGGTGCCGATGACCGACGGCACCCTGCTGCTGGAAACCCCGGACGGCGACAAGCACGCGAAGCTGATCGCCGGGCAGAGCTACTTCCGCAAGGCGGGTGTCGAGCACAACGTGGTCAACGCCAGCGACCACGAAGTGGTCTTCGTCGAAACCGAACTCAAGTGA